One window of the Cyanobacteria bacterium FACHB-DQ100 genome contains the following:
- the cas6 gene encoding CRISPR system precrRNA processing endoribonuclease RAMP protein Cas6 produces MTFTSDIESNIAGLSVVLKSSVAPRKLTSLKGWLSEFDPAPSWIPLIPRNGVTRVMAVLPQTQPYPELMQTICRQIGTSTTIEWQGRPYDMTGVEVDSHSLHILQVPISVSATLPPTLGRAIHALCLRWIGFADEALATQLHRADALPMTLTMRSLSAKQMVLRIGLLQKDLLAPLLWGLSQDLGSEMTLTDIPCRIGRNIEILQTSSYETLSQVPSQRVIDLQFLTPTSFKQGKTIQPFPLPDLVFSSLLRRWNSFAPLELQFPEQEWSGVTAAYDLKTYALKMKGGAEIGAQGWARYEFSNEAQAQVAAVLSQFAQFAGVGRKTAMGMGLTKQLEATRQKG; encoded by the coding sequence ATGACCTTTACATCCGACATTGAGTCAAACATTGCTGGACTGAGCGTAGTCCTAAAATCGAGTGTTGCTCCCCGCAAGCTCACCTCGCTCAAGGGCTGGTTGTCTGAGTTTGATCCGGCTCCAAGCTGGATTCCTCTGATTCCGAGAAATGGCGTAACCCGCGTAATGGCAGTACTTCCACAGACTCAGCCCTATCCAGAACTAATGCAAACGATTTGCCGTCAGATTGGAACAAGTACGACGATCGAGTGGCAGGGTCGCCCCTACGATATGACTGGAGTAGAAGTCGATTCTCATTCGCTCCATATTCTGCAAGTTCCGATCAGCGTTAGCGCAACATTGCCACCCACCTTAGGTCGAGCAATTCATGCCCTTTGCCTACGCTGGATTGGATTTGCAGATGAGGCGCTTGCCACTCAGCTACATCGGGCTGATGCTTTACCGATGACGCTGACAATGCGATCGCTCTCAGCCAAGCAGATGGTGTTGCGGATTGGACTCCTGCAAAAAGATCTCTTAGCACCATTACTTTGGGGACTGAGCCAGGATCTCGGGTCCGAAATGACCCTGACTGACATTCCTTGTCGCATCGGCAGAAACATTGAGATTCTGCAAACTAGCAGTTACGAAACGCTGTCGCAAGTTCCGTCCCAACGGGTGATTGATCTGCAATTTCTCACCCCCACGAGCTTTAAGCAGGGAAAAACAATCCAGCCCTTTCCCTTACCTGATTTAGTCTTTAGCAGCTTATTGCGGCGCTGGAATAGTTTTGCACCGCTTGAGTTACAGTTTCCTGAGCAAGAGTGGAGCGGAGTCACAGCAGCTTATGACCTCAAGACCTATGCACTTAAGATGAAAGGTGGCGCAGAGATTGGAGCGCAAGGATGGGCAAGGTATGAATTTAGCAATGAAGCACAAGCTCAGGTTGCAGCCGTATTGTCTCAATTTGCTCAGTTTGCGGGAGTGGGACGCAAAACTGCAATGGGAATGGGTTTAACCAAGCAGCTCGAGGCGACAAGGCAGAAAGGTTAG